The Scylla paramamosain isolate STU-SP2022 unplaced genomic scaffold, ASM3559412v1 Contig50, whole genome shotgun sequence genome includes a region encoding these proteins:
- the LOC135098208 gene encoding von Willebrand factor A domain-containing protein 5A-like produces MHGLRLSEGITDPLYRDPRTPTTPYLRKILGVVTSPKRDWPPHVLQDMFMAKLSKYPHVQPNHVYCDGSVNGSRSGCGLFIRDYISANHHTDTEVSRRLPAHMSSSRAELYAVLEALHIVAPLRKDIFFFVDSQAALYALQSTSPMDCDLVNKCLDLIHTLEGAGATVHFTWIPSHVGIPLNDKADRLAQCALQDDTLDPGAEYTLGYVKSSIKDFVRAVLPVEEGAAVYHCEAQLDGRTIVTHCLEKNKAEKVYKEALKEGKTALMTREDPDSSDILTLNLGNFPAGTRAKVTLRLVMELRVETDGIISFVLPTVLNPRYTPADHPRRQDWDWRWEDRGVYVTQPYSMEVKAQVCGNHQISRIVSHTDPLNVTLTDDAMSAQMSQDGGFSCDHDWSMLVYYRSAYRPHLLRETGERSATGIMKDDLLMLNLFPEVPTNTYSSRNEIIFVIDRSGSMHGQKIESARATLLLFLKSLPLGCLFNIVSFGSSFSVLFKKGSRVYSEATLREACQLQAAMKADMGATEILAPLKDIYDKPPIPGYS; encoded by the exons ATGCACGGGCTCCGACTCTCTGAAGGGATCACTGACCCCCTGTATCGTGATCCTCGGACTCCTACAACTCCATACCTCAGGAAGATCTTGGGAGTTGTTACAAGT cccaagagggactggcctcctcatgtgctgcaagacatgttcatggCTAAACTGTCCAAGTACCCCCACGTTCAGCCTAAtcatgtttattgtgatggttcagtcaatggcagcaggtccggatgtgggctgttcatccgtgactacatttctgccaatcacCACACTGACACTGAGGTTTCCAGGAGGCTCCCTGCACACATGTCCTCCTCTAGGGCAGAACTGTATGCTGTTCTGGAGGCGCTCCATATTGTGGCGCCTCTCCGTAAGGATAtattcttctttgttgacagtcaggctgcactgtatgctctccagtctacctcccccatggactgtgatctagttaataaatgtcttgatctcatCCACACCCTAGAAGGTGCTGGTGCCACGGTTCACTTCACCTGGATACCCTCTCATGTGGGTATCCCGCTTAATGATAAGGCAGACCGCCTTGCTCAATGTGCCCTTCAGGACGACACACTGGACCCTGGCGCTGAGTACACTCTGGGCTATGTTAAGAGTAGCATTAAGgacttt gtGCGGGCGGTGCTGCCTGTGGAGGAGGGCGCAGCCGTGTACCACTGTGAGGCGCAGCTGGACGGCAGAACCATTGTGACTCACTGCTTGGAGAAGAACAAG GCAGAGAAGGTGTACAAGGAGGCTTTGAAGGAGGGGAAGACTGCCCTCATGACACGAGAAGACCCTGACTCAAGCGACATTCTCACGCTTAACCTCGGCAACTTTCCTGCGG GAACGAGGGCCAAGGTCACCCTTCGTCTGGTGATGGAGTTGAGGGTTGAGACAGACGGCATCATCAGCTTTGTTTTGCCCACAGTACTCAACCCGCGCTACACCCCTGCTGACCACCCTCGCAGGCAAG atTGGGACTGGAGGTGGGAGGATCGAGGGGTGTATGTGACACAGCCTTACTCCATGGAGGTGAAGGCACAAGTATGTGGTAACCACCAGATATCTCGGATCGTCTCCCACACTGACCCACTCAACGTGACCCTGACTGATGATGCCATGTCTGCCCag ATGAGCCAGGACGGAGGGTTCAGCTGCGACCACGACTGGAGCATGCTGGTGTACTACAGGAGTGCCTACCGGCCCCACCTGTTGCGGGAGACCGGTGAACGCTCTGCCACTGGGATCATGAAGGATGACCTGCTCATGCTGAACCTCTTCCCAGAGGTGCCCACCAACACCTACTCCAGCAGGAATGAGATTATCTTTGTCATCGACCGCTcag GAAGCATGCATGGGCAAAAGATAGAGAGTGCCCGGGCAACACTTCTTCTGTTCCTGAAGAGTCTGCCTCTGGGTTGCCTCTTCAACATTGTCAGCTTCGGCTCATCCTTCTCAGTGCTCTTCAAGAA GGGGAGTCGTGTGTACTCAGAGGCAACGCTGCGTGAGGCATGCCAGCTGCAGGCCGCGATGAAAGCCGACATGGGGGCCACAGAAATCCTGGCGCCACTCAAGGACATCTATGACAAGCCACCCATACCTGGCTACTCATGA
- the LOC135098201 gene encoding piggyBac transposable element-derived protein 3-like, with product MEPSRFYSHTKGGRSVIAQELPYESVDEDSSDGEVLYQPNEESDTSDDSESENDATSANRDDPQPSKRGRKERHIIWKSVEVGQKSTEVPEWKGKLPDATTIKTPLEYFKHFFDDDLLQMIVDESNLYATQERGSSLNLTVEELEQFIGTVLYSTIFHLPRTRMYWKKSSWVQQIAEVFSRNRWEEIKKYIHFNDNSNMPAPTDETRDKLFKIRPIVDKLLHKFQAIPQQQMLCIDEQIVPFKGRSGLKQYNPKKPNKWGYKIFVLCDTNGLVHNFEIYTGKIEPAPNEPDLGASSNIVLRLTSIVQVNMSHLLFFDNWFSSLDLVIELHKKGIYTLGTVRQNRLKGCRLIDDKRMKKLGRGTYDEKSATVEGIQVDVLKWCDTKCVTFISTYAAGDPPGVAERWSKKEKQLIDVACPNVVLEYNKFMGGVDLLDGLVSYYRTKLKSKKYYMRFFFHFLDMVTVNCWLLYRRDGRSLEIPPKKQMDLLDFRAEVAEGLLKCKKDTTRTKSRRSSSDVEKKLLTKKKKGRVAPTPAKDIRMDSVGHWPIPSERQRCKHPGCKNKATIKCSKCQVHLCLNKKSNCYLLFHTQ from the exons ATGGAGCCTAGCAGATTTTACTCCCATAccaaaggaggaaggagtgttATTGCACAAGAACTGCCATATGAGAGTGTAGATGAGGATTCTAGTGATGGTGAAGTTCTCTACCAGCCAAATGAGGAATCCGACACCTCAGATGATTCAGAATCGG AAAATGATGCAACCAGTGCCAATAGGGATGATCCACAGCCATCTAAAAGgggcagaaaagaaagacacataATCTGGAAGAGTGTAGAGGTTGGACAAAAGAGTACGGAAGTTCCTGAGTGGAAGGGGAAATTGCCCGACgctacaacaataaaaacaccactGGAGTATTTCAAACATTTCTTTGATGACGATCTACTGCAAATGATCGTTGATGAATCAAATTTGTATGCTACTCAGGAGCGAGGAAGTTCTCTAAATCTCACAGTTGAAGAATTAGAGCAGTTCATTGGCACAGTATTGTATTCAACCATTTTCCATTTACCTAGAACCCGCATGTACTGGAAGAAATCGAGTTGGGTGCAACAAATAGCTGAGGTGTTTTCAAGGAATAGATGGGAAGAGATCAAGAAATACATACACTTCAATGACAATTCAAACATGCCTGCACCTACAGATGAGACAAGGGACAAGCTTTTTAAAATAAGACCTATAGTAGATAAACTGCTCCACAAGTTCCAGGCCATTCCACAACAACAAATGTTGTGTATCGACGAACAAATTGTACCATTCAAGGGAAGATCAGGCCTAAAGCAGTATAATCCAAAAAAACCTAACAAATGGGGCTACAAGATCTTTGTACTTTGTGATACAAATGGCCTGGTACATAATTTTGAAATATACACAGGCAAAATAGAGCCCGCACCCAATGAGCCAGACTTAGGCGCAAGCTCAAATATTGTACTAAGACTAACCAGTATAGTTCAAGTCAACATGTCAcaccttcttttctttgacAATTGGTTCTCCTCGCTTGACCTTGTGATTGAGTTACACAAAAAGGGGATATACACATTAGGAACAGTCAGACAGAATAGACTAAAGGGCTGCAGGCTCATTGATgacaaaagaatgaagaaacttGGACGTGGCACCTATGATGAGAAAAGTGCTACTGTGGAAGGTATACAAGTCGATGTTCTGAAGTGGTGTGACACTAAATGTGTAACATTTATATCAACATATGCTGCTGGAGATCCGCCTGGTGTAGCAGAGAGATGgagcaagaaagagaaacaattaATTGATGTGGCATGTCCTAATGTTGTGCTGGAGTACAATAAGTTCATGGGAGGCGTGGACCTACTAGATGGTCTTGTGTCATACTATCGAACTAAGCTCAAGTCAAAGAAGTATTACATgagatttttctttcattttctggaTATGGTGACAGTCAATTGTTGGCTACTCTATAGGCGGGATGGGAGAAGCCTTGAAATCCCCCCTAAAAAGCAGATGGATTTGTTAGATTTTAGAGCAGAAGTTGCAGAAGGTCTCCTCAAGTGCAAGAAGgatacaacaagaacaaaatcacGTAGGAGTAGCTCTGATGTGGAGAAGAAACTCTTgaccaagaaaaagaagggtCGTGTCGCCCCAACCCCAGCAAAGGATATTCGGATGGACAGTGTTGGACACTGGCCCATCCCTTCTGAACGTCAGAGATGCAAGCACCCAGGTTGCAAGAACAAAGCAACAATAAAATGTTCAAAGTGTCAAGTTCATTTGTGCCTGAACAAGAAAAGTAACTGCTATCTTCTGTTCCACACACAATAA